A genomic segment from Anticarsia gemmatalis isolate Benzon Research Colony breed Stoneville strain chromosome 12, ilAntGemm2 primary, whole genome shotgun sequence encodes:
- the LOC142977288 gene encoding uncharacterized protein LOC142977288 isoform X6 has protein sequence MPFEKDENLMIAVIDTSEESEFSVNSPEVIRKSSIPETFNTSWDPSFHTIHDNKQKELIKTPPFVSIMVADDPSPELGSTTHSSTQTDIYLSLPVECSYADVSLSFSKDFNLQDSTSNDNSEQSLGSKRYRRDSSDAEHKQERPWKKTKCTESCSSSTSDLTESKHRLEQSSSQLSSNSEVSFKSINSNQSYKIRKRRLKSDSNLFKDALQRSRRITNFNKRNHSDNLSLTPAGTPRKEKNYRRNNKSKPWRIVDLCAWIGRKGYQSITGLYTDIIREPLVTKQNNETSDELKELKKFLAEVDKKQARLAEENESLKEAMKMMMNKMEQLEGKLRNQDFLAVRPTACPPPPPPPPPPPPPPPPPPPPPASKLPVRAHTIPRCGSAPPRIAGPRLAITPQDIANVKLRKTRDNPVRSKPAAKDSQQPLVTQQMLQSTRAKLGRARPVASSTPKQQLTELEKCLLQETTVTSLYRRRVARNTFRSAEELRPRPYPAARCSRSPHSPRANSLPRVRPMSPLKFPNGTTPNHNKVTTK, from the exons ATGCCGTTTGAAAAGGATGAAAATTTAATGATTGCTGTGATTGACACGTCCGAGGAAAGTGAATTTTCTGTAAATTCTCCTGAAGTAATTAGGAAAAGCTCTATACCGGAGACGTTTAATACATCATGGGATCCTAGTTTCCACACAATTCATGATAATAAACAAAAGGAATTGATCAAGACGCCACCTTTTGTGAGCATAATGGTTGCTGACGACCCTAGTCCCGAACTTGGGAGCACAACACACAGTTCTACTCAAACGGATATCTATTTGAGTCTGCCTGTTGAATGCAGTTACGCTGACGTGAGTCTTTCCTTTAGCAAAGACTTTAATCTGCAAGACTCAACTTCAAATGACAATTCCGAGCAATCTTTGGGAAGTAAACGCTATAGACGAGATTCCAGTGATGCGGAACATAAACAAGAACGGCCCTGGAAAAAGACGAAATGTACCGAGTCGTGCTCATCTAGCACATCTGATTTGACAGAATCTAAACATAGATTAGAACAGTCTTCTTCTCAACTATCGAGCAATTCAGAGGTGTCGTTTAAGTCTATTAACAGCAATCAGTCTTACAAAATTCGGAAAAGACGATTGAAGTCTGACTCAAACTTATTCAAGGATGCTCTTCAACGGTCACGAAGAATTACGAATTTCAACAAACGAAATCATTCAGATAACCTTTCTCTTACACCAG CAGGAACACCTCGGAAGGAGAAGAATTACCGGCGGAATAACAAGTCTAAACCATGGAGGATTGTCGACCTGTGTGCATGGATTGGCAGAAAG GGCTACCAATCCATCACTGGCCTTTACACCGACATCATTCGAGAGCCGTTAGTGACGAAACAGAACAATGAAACTTCTGATGAACTGAAAGAACTAAAAAAGTTTTTAGCCGAGGTGGATAAGAAGCAGGCGCGGCTGGCAGAGGAAAACGAGAGCTTGAAAGAAGCCATGAAGATGATGATGAACAAAATGGAACAACTCGAGGGTAAGCTCAG GAACCAAGACTTCCTGGCAGTTAGACCTACTGCCTGTCCACCGCCGCCACCTCCCCCaccgccgccgcccccgccgcctccaccccctccccctccccctgCGTCCAAGCTACCAGTTCGAGCACACACTATACCGCGATGTGGCTCCGCGCCGCCCCGGATAGCTGGACCAAGACTCGCTATCACTCCGCAAGATATTGCCAATGTCAAGTTGAGAAAAACTAGA GACAATCCGGTGCGGTCAAAGCCTGCGGCCAAGGACAGTCAACAGCCCCTCGTGACACAACAGATGCTTCAGTCCACTCGTGCCAAGTTGGGACGAGCGCGGCCTGTCGCTTCATCAACTCCCAAACAACAACTCACTGAACTGGAGAA GTGCCTTTTACAAGAAACGACAGTAACGTCCCTGTACAGACGGCGAGTAGCACGAAATACCTTCCGCAGTGCAGAAGAGCTGCGACCACGGCCATATCCCGCAGCTAGGTGTTCCCGATCACCACATTCTCCTCGAGCTAATTCCCTTCCACGAGTTAGACCAATGTCACCGCTCAAGTTCCCAAACGGAACAACGCCTAATCACAATAAAGTAACAACAAAATGA
- the LOC142977288 gene encoding uncharacterized protein LOC142977288 isoform X2: protein MPFEKDENLMIAVIDTSEESEFSVNSPEVIRKSSIPETFNTSWDPSFHTIHDNKQKELIKTPPFVSIMVADDPSPELGSTTHSSTQTDIYLSLPVECSYADVSLSFSKDFNLQDSTSNDNSEQSLGSKRYRRDSSDAEHKQERPWKKTKCTESCSSSTSDLTESKHRLEQSSSQLSSNSEVSFKSINSNQSYKIRKRRLKSDSNLFKDALQRSRRITNFNKRNHSDNLSLTPAGTPRKEKNYRRNNKSKPWRIVDLCAWIGRKILLQGYQSITGLYTDIIREPLVTKQNNETSDELKELKKFLAEVDKKQARLAEENESLKEAMKMMMNKMEQLEGKLRNQDFLAVRPTACPPPPPPPPPPPPPPPPPPPPPASKLPVRAHTIPRCGSAPPRIAGPRLAITPQDIANVKLRKTRDNPVRSKPAAKDSQQPLVTQQMLQSTRAKLGRARPVASSTPKQQLTELEKCLLQETTVTSLYRRRVARNTFRSAEELRPRPYPAARCSRSPHSPRANSLPRVRPMSPLKFPNGTTPNHNKVTTK from the exons ATGCCGTTTGAAAAGGATGAAAATTTAATGATTGCTGTGATTGACACGTCCGAGGAAAGTGAATTTTCTGTAAATTCTCCTGAAGTAATTAGGAAAAGCTCTATACCGGAGACGTTTAATACATCATGGGATCCTAGTTTCCACACAATTCATGATAATAAACAAAAGGAATTGATCAAGACGCCACCTTTTGTGAGCATAATGGTTGCTGACGACCCTAGTCCCGAACTTGGGAGCACAACACACAGTTCTACTCAAACGGATATCTATTTGAGTCTGCCTGTTGAATGCAGTTACGCTGACGTGAGTCTTTCCTTTAGCAAAGACTTTAATCTGCAAGACTCAACTTCAAATGACAATTCCGAGCAATCTTTGGGAAGTAAACGCTATAGACGAGATTCCAGTGATGCGGAACATAAACAAGAACGGCCCTGGAAAAAGACGAAATGTACCGAGTCGTGCTCATCTAGCACATCTGATTTGACAGAATCTAAACATAGATTAGAACAGTCTTCTTCTCAACTATCGAGCAATTCAGAGGTGTCGTTTAAGTCTATTAACAGCAATCAGTCTTACAAAATTCGGAAAAGACGATTGAAGTCTGACTCAAACTTATTCAAGGATGCTCTTCAACGGTCACGAAGAATTACGAATTTCAACAAACGAAATCATTCAGATAACCTTTCTCTTACACCAG CAGGAACACCTCGGAAGGAGAAGAATTACCGGCGGAATAACAAGTCTAAACCATGGAGGATTGTCGACCTGTGTGCATGGATTGGCAGAAAG attCTTCTTCAGGGCTACCAATCCATCACTGGCCTTTACACCGACATCATTCGAGAGCCGTTAGTGACGAAACAGAACAATGAAACTTCTGATGAACTGAAAGAACTAAAAAAGTTTTTAGCCGAGGTGGATAAGAAGCAGGCGCGGCTGGCAGAGGAAAACGAGAGCTTGAAAGAAGCCATGAAGATGATGATGAACAAAATGGAACAACTCGAGGGTAAGCTCAG GAACCAAGACTTCCTGGCAGTTAGACCTACTGCCTGTCCACCGCCGCCACCTCCCCCaccgccgccgcccccgccgcctccaccccctccccctccccctgCGTCCAAGCTACCAGTTCGAGCACACACTATACCGCGATGTGGCTCCGCGCCGCCCCGGATAGCTGGACCAAGACTCGCTATCACTCCGCAAGATATTGCCAATGTCAAGTTGAGAAAAACTAGA GACAATCCGGTGCGGTCAAAGCCTGCGGCCAAGGACAGTCAACAGCCCCTCGTGACACAACAGATGCTTCAGTCCACTCGTGCCAAGTTGGGACGAGCGCGGCCTGTCGCTTCATCAACTCCCAAACAACAACTCACTGAACTGGAGAA GTGCCTTTTACAAGAAACGACAGTAACGTCCCTGTACAGACGGCGAGTAGCACGAAATACCTTCCGCAGTGCAGAAGAGCTGCGACCACGGCCATATCCCGCAGCTAGGTGTTCCCGATCACCACATTCTCCTCGAGCTAATTCCCTTCCACGAGTTAGACCAATGTCACCGCTCAAGTTCCCAAACGGAACAACGCCTAATCACAATAAAGTAACAACAAAATGA
- the LOC142977288 gene encoding uncharacterized protein LOC142977288 isoform X5, whose translation MPFEKDENLMIAVIDTSEESEFSVNSPEVIRKSSIPETFNTSWDPSFHTIHDNKQKELIKTPPFVSIMVADDPSPELGSTTHSSTQTDIYLSLPVECSYADVSLSFSKDFNLQDSTSNDNSEQSLGSKRYRRDSSDAEHKQERPWKKTKCTESCSSSTSDLTESKHRLEQSSSQLSSNSEVSFKSINSNQSYKIRKRRLKSDSNLFKDALQRSRRITNFNKRNHSDNLSLTPAGTPRKEKNYRRNNKSKPWRIVDLCAWIGRKVGYQSITGLYTDIIREPLVTKQNNETSDELKELKKFLAEVDKKQARLAEENESLKEAMKMMMNKMEQLEGKLRNQDFLAVRPTACPPPPPPPPPPPPPPPPPPPPPASKLPVRAHTIPRCGSAPPRIAGPRLAITPQDIANVKLRKTRDNPVRSKPAAKDSQQPLVTQQMLQSTRAKLGRARPVASSTPKQQLTELEKCLLQETTVTSLYRRRVARNTFRSAEELRPRPYPAARCSRSPHSPRANSLPRVRPMSPLKFPNGTTPNHNKVTTK comes from the exons ATGCCGTTTGAAAAGGATGAAAATTTAATGATTGCTGTGATTGACACGTCCGAGGAAAGTGAATTTTCTGTAAATTCTCCTGAAGTAATTAGGAAAAGCTCTATACCGGAGACGTTTAATACATCATGGGATCCTAGTTTCCACACAATTCATGATAATAAACAAAAGGAATTGATCAAGACGCCACCTTTTGTGAGCATAATGGTTGCTGACGACCCTAGTCCCGAACTTGGGAGCACAACACACAGTTCTACTCAAACGGATATCTATTTGAGTCTGCCTGTTGAATGCAGTTACGCTGACGTGAGTCTTTCCTTTAGCAAAGACTTTAATCTGCAAGACTCAACTTCAAATGACAATTCCGAGCAATCTTTGGGAAGTAAACGCTATAGACGAGATTCCAGTGATGCGGAACATAAACAAGAACGGCCCTGGAAAAAGACGAAATGTACCGAGTCGTGCTCATCTAGCACATCTGATTTGACAGAATCTAAACATAGATTAGAACAGTCTTCTTCTCAACTATCGAGCAATTCAGAGGTGTCGTTTAAGTCTATTAACAGCAATCAGTCTTACAAAATTCGGAAAAGACGATTGAAGTCTGACTCAAACTTATTCAAGGATGCTCTTCAACGGTCACGAAGAATTACGAATTTCAACAAACGAAATCATTCAGATAACCTTTCTCTTACACCAG CAGGAACACCTCGGAAGGAGAAGAATTACCGGCGGAATAACAAGTCTAAACCATGGAGGATTGTCGACCTGTGTGCATGGATTGGCAGAAAGGTA GGCTACCAATCCATCACTGGCCTTTACACCGACATCATTCGAGAGCCGTTAGTGACGAAACAGAACAATGAAACTTCTGATGAACTGAAAGAACTAAAAAAGTTTTTAGCCGAGGTGGATAAGAAGCAGGCGCGGCTGGCAGAGGAAAACGAGAGCTTGAAAGAAGCCATGAAGATGATGATGAACAAAATGGAACAACTCGAGGGTAAGCTCAG GAACCAAGACTTCCTGGCAGTTAGACCTACTGCCTGTCCACCGCCGCCACCTCCCCCaccgccgccgcccccgccgcctccaccccctccccctccccctgCGTCCAAGCTACCAGTTCGAGCACACACTATACCGCGATGTGGCTCCGCGCCGCCCCGGATAGCTGGACCAAGACTCGCTATCACTCCGCAAGATATTGCCAATGTCAAGTTGAGAAAAACTAGA GACAATCCGGTGCGGTCAAAGCCTGCGGCCAAGGACAGTCAACAGCCCCTCGTGACACAACAGATGCTTCAGTCCACTCGTGCCAAGTTGGGACGAGCGCGGCCTGTCGCTTCATCAACTCCCAAACAACAACTCACTGAACTGGAGAA GTGCCTTTTACAAGAAACGACAGTAACGTCCCTGTACAGACGGCGAGTAGCACGAAATACCTTCCGCAGTGCAGAAGAGCTGCGACCACGGCCATATCCCGCAGCTAGGTGTTCCCGATCACCACATTCTCCTCGAGCTAATTCCCTTCCACGAGTTAGACCAATGTCACCGCTCAAGTTCCCAAACGGAACAACGCCTAATCACAATAAAGTAACAACAAAATGA
- the LOC142977288 gene encoding uncharacterized protein LOC142977288 isoform X8, translated as MPFEKDENLMIAVIDTSEESEFSVNSPEVIRKSSIPETFNTSWDPSFHTIHDNKQKELIKTPPFVSIMVADDPSPELGSTTHSSTQTDIYLSLPVECSYADVSLSFSKDFNLQDSTSNDNSEQSLGSKRYRRDSSDAEHKQERPWKKTKCTESCSSSTSDLTESKHRLEQSSSQLSSNSEVSFKSINSNQSYKIRKRRLKSDSNLFKDALQRSRRITNFNKRNHSDNLSLTPGTPRKEKNYRRNNKSKPWRIVDLCAWIGRKGYQSITGLYTDIIREPLVTKQNNETSDELKELKKFLAEVDKKQARLAEENESLKEAMKMMMNKMEQLEGKLRNQDFLAVRPTACPPPPPPPPPPPPPPPPPPPPPASKLPVRAHTIPRCGSAPPRIAGPRLAITPQDIANVKLRKTRDNPVRSKPAAKDSQQPLVTQQMLQSTRAKLGRARPVASSTPKQQLTELEKCLLQETTVTSLYRRRVARNTFRSAEELRPRPYPAARCSRSPHSPRANSLPRVRPMSPLKFPNGTTPNHNKVTTK; from the exons ATGCCGTTTGAAAAGGATGAAAATTTAATGATTGCTGTGATTGACACGTCCGAGGAAAGTGAATTTTCTGTAAATTCTCCTGAAGTAATTAGGAAAAGCTCTATACCGGAGACGTTTAATACATCATGGGATCCTAGTTTCCACACAATTCATGATAATAAACAAAAGGAATTGATCAAGACGCCACCTTTTGTGAGCATAATGGTTGCTGACGACCCTAGTCCCGAACTTGGGAGCACAACACACAGTTCTACTCAAACGGATATCTATTTGAGTCTGCCTGTTGAATGCAGTTACGCTGACGTGAGTCTTTCCTTTAGCAAAGACTTTAATCTGCAAGACTCAACTTCAAATGACAATTCCGAGCAATCTTTGGGAAGTAAACGCTATAGACGAGATTCCAGTGATGCGGAACATAAACAAGAACGGCCCTGGAAAAAGACGAAATGTACCGAGTCGTGCTCATCTAGCACATCTGATTTGACAGAATCTAAACATAGATTAGAACAGTCTTCTTCTCAACTATCGAGCAATTCAGAGGTGTCGTTTAAGTCTATTAACAGCAATCAGTCTTACAAAATTCGGAAAAGACGATTGAAGTCTGACTCAAACTTATTCAAGGATGCTCTTCAACGGTCACGAAGAATTACGAATTTCAACAAACGAAATCATTCAGATAACCTTTCTCTTACACCAG GAACACCTCGGAAGGAGAAGAATTACCGGCGGAATAACAAGTCTAAACCATGGAGGATTGTCGACCTGTGTGCATGGATTGGCAGAAAG GGCTACCAATCCATCACTGGCCTTTACACCGACATCATTCGAGAGCCGTTAGTGACGAAACAGAACAATGAAACTTCTGATGAACTGAAAGAACTAAAAAAGTTTTTAGCCGAGGTGGATAAGAAGCAGGCGCGGCTGGCAGAGGAAAACGAGAGCTTGAAAGAAGCCATGAAGATGATGATGAACAAAATGGAACAACTCGAGGGTAAGCTCAG GAACCAAGACTTCCTGGCAGTTAGACCTACTGCCTGTCCACCGCCGCCACCTCCCCCaccgccgccgcccccgccgcctccaccccctccccctccccctgCGTCCAAGCTACCAGTTCGAGCACACACTATACCGCGATGTGGCTCCGCGCCGCCCCGGATAGCTGGACCAAGACTCGCTATCACTCCGCAAGATATTGCCAATGTCAAGTTGAGAAAAACTAGA GACAATCCGGTGCGGTCAAAGCCTGCGGCCAAGGACAGTCAACAGCCCCTCGTGACACAACAGATGCTTCAGTCCACTCGTGCCAAGTTGGGACGAGCGCGGCCTGTCGCTTCATCAACTCCCAAACAACAACTCACTGAACTGGAGAA GTGCCTTTTACAAGAAACGACAGTAACGTCCCTGTACAGACGGCGAGTAGCACGAAATACCTTCCGCAGTGCAGAAGAGCTGCGACCACGGCCATATCCCGCAGCTAGGTGTTCCCGATCACCACATTCTCCTCGAGCTAATTCCCTTCCACGAGTTAGACCAATGTCACCGCTCAAGTTCCCAAACGGAACAACGCCTAATCACAATAAAGTAACAACAAAATGA
- the LOC142977288 gene encoding uncharacterized protein LOC142977288 isoform X7: protein MPFEKDENLMIAVIDTSEESEFSVNSPEVIRKSSIPETFNTSWDPSFHTIHDNKQKELIKTPPFVSIMVADDPSPELGSTTHSSTQTDIYLSLPVECSYADVSLSFSKDFNLQDSTSNDNSEQSLGSKRYRRDSSDAEHKQERPWKKTKCTESCSSSTSDLTESKHRLEQSSSQLSSNSEVSFKSINSNQSYKIRKRRLKSDSNLFKDALQRSRRITNFNKRNHSDNLSLTPGTPRKEKNYRRNNKSKPWRIVDLCAWIGRKVGYQSITGLYTDIIREPLVTKQNNETSDELKELKKFLAEVDKKQARLAEENESLKEAMKMMMNKMEQLEGKLRNQDFLAVRPTACPPPPPPPPPPPPPPPPPPPPPASKLPVRAHTIPRCGSAPPRIAGPRLAITPQDIANVKLRKTRDNPVRSKPAAKDSQQPLVTQQMLQSTRAKLGRARPVASSTPKQQLTELEKCLLQETTVTSLYRRRVARNTFRSAEELRPRPYPAARCSRSPHSPRANSLPRVRPMSPLKFPNGTTPNHNKVTTK from the exons ATGCCGTTTGAAAAGGATGAAAATTTAATGATTGCTGTGATTGACACGTCCGAGGAAAGTGAATTTTCTGTAAATTCTCCTGAAGTAATTAGGAAAAGCTCTATACCGGAGACGTTTAATACATCATGGGATCCTAGTTTCCACACAATTCATGATAATAAACAAAAGGAATTGATCAAGACGCCACCTTTTGTGAGCATAATGGTTGCTGACGACCCTAGTCCCGAACTTGGGAGCACAACACACAGTTCTACTCAAACGGATATCTATTTGAGTCTGCCTGTTGAATGCAGTTACGCTGACGTGAGTCTTTCCTTTAGCAAAGACTTTAATCTGCAAGACTCAACTTCAAATGACAATTCCGAGCAATCTTTGGGAAGTAAACGCTATAGACGAGATTCCAGTGATGCGGAACATAAACAAGAACGGCCCTGGAAAAAGACGAAATGTACCGAGTCGTGCTCATCTAGCACATCTGATTTGACAGAATCTAAACATAGATTAGAACAGTCTTCTTCTCAACTATCGAGCAATTCAGAGGTGTCGTTTAAGTCTATTAACAGCAATCAGTCTTACAAAATTCGGAAAAGACGATTGAAGTCTGACTCAAACTTATTCAAGGATGCTCTTCAACGGTCACGAAGAATTACGAATTTCAACAAACGAAATCATTCAGATAACCTTTCTCTTACACCAG GAACACCTCGGAAGGAGAAGAATTACCGGCGGAATAACAAGTCTAAACCATGGAGGATTGTCGACCTGTGTGCATGGATTGGCAGAAAGGTA GGCTACCAATCCATCACTGGCCTTTACACCGACATCATTCGAGAGCCGTTAGTGACGAAACAGAACAATGAAACTTCTGATGAACTGAAAGAACTAAAAAAGTTTTTAGCCGAGGTGGATAAGAAGCAGGCGCGGCTGGCAGAGGAAAACGAGAGCTTGAAAGAAGCCATGAAGATGATGATGAACAAAATGGAACAACTCGAGGGTAAGCTCAG GAACCAAGACTTCCTGGCAGTTAGACCTACTGCCTGTCCACCGCCGCCACCTCCCCCaccgccgccgcccccgccgcctccaccccctccccctccccctgCGTCCAAGCTACCAGTTCGAGCACACACTATACCGCGATGTGGCTCCGCGCCGCCCCGGATAGCTGGACCAAGACTCGCTATCACTCCGCAAGATATTGCCAATGTCAAGTTGAGAAAAACTAGA GACAATCCGGTGCGGTCAAAGCCTGCGGCCAAGGACAGTCAACAGCCCCTCGTGACACAACAGATGCTTCAGTCCACTCGTGCCAAGTTGGGACGAGCGCGGCCTGTCGCTTCATCAACTCCCAAACAACAACTCACTGAACTGGAGAA GTGCCTTTTACAAGAAACGACAGTAACGTCCCTGTACAGACGGCGAGTAGCACGAAATACCTTCCGCAGTGCAGAAGAGCTGCGACCACGGCCATATCCCGCAGCTAGGTGTTCCCGATCACCACATTCTCCTCGAGCTAATTCCCTTCCACGAGTTAGACCAATGTCACCGCTCAAGTTCCCAAACGGAACAACGCCTAATCACAATAAAGTAACAACAAAATGA
- the LOC142977288 gene encoding uncharacterized protein LOC142977288 isoform X3 has translation MPFEKDENLMIAVIDTSEESEFSVNSPEVIRKSSIPETFNTSWDPSFHTIHDNKQKELIKTPPFVSIMVADDPSPELGSTTHSSTQTDIYLSLPVECSYADVSLSFSKDFNLQDSTSNDNSEQSLGSKRYRRDSSDAEHKQERPWKKTKCTESCSSSTSDLTESKHRLEQSSSQLSSNSEVSFKSINSNQSYKIRKRRLKSDSNLFKDALQRSRRITNFNKRNHSDNLSLTPGTPRKEKNYRRNNKSKPWRIVDLCAWIGRKVILLQGYQSITGLYTDIIREPLVTKQNNETSDELKELKKFLAEVDKKQARLAEENESLKEAMKMMMNKMEQLEGKLRNQDFLAVRPTACPPPPPPPPPPPPPPPPPPPPPASKLPVRAHTIPRCGSAPPRIAGPRLAITPQDIANVKLRKTRDNPVRSKPAAKDSQQPLVTQQMLQSTRAKLGRARPVASSTPKQQLTELEKCLLQETTVTSLYRRRVARNTFRSAEELRPRPYPAARCSRSPHSPRANSLPRVRPMSPLKFPNGTTPNHNKVTTK, from the exons ATGCCGTTTGAAAAGGATGAAAATTTAATGATTGCTGTGATTGACACGTCCGAGGAAAGTGAATTTTCTGTAAATTCTCCTGAAGTAATTAGGAAAAGCTCTATACCGGAGACGTTTAATACATCATGGGATCCTAGTTTCCACACAATTCATGATAATAAACAAAAGGAATTGATCAAGACGCCACCTTTTGTGAGCATAATGGTTGCTGACGACCCTAGTCCCGAACTTGGGAGCACAACACACAGTTCTACTCAAACGGATATCTATTTGAGTCTGCCTGTTGAATGCAGTTACGCTGACGTGAGTCTTTCCTTTAGCAAAGACTTTAATCTGCAAGACTCAACTTCAAATGACAATTCCGAGCAATCTTTGGGAAGTAAACGCTATAGACGAGATTCCAGTGATGCGGAACATAAACAAGAACGGCCCTGGAAAAAGACGAAATGTACCGAGTCGTGCTCATCTAGCACATCTGATTTGACAGAATCTAAACATAGATTAGAACAGTCTTCTTCTCAACTATCGAGCAATTCAGAGGTGTCGTTTAAGTCTATTAACAGCAATCAGTCTTACAAAATTCGGAAAAGACGATTGAAGTCTGACTCAAACTTATTCAAGGATGCTCTTCAACGGTCACGAAGAATTACGAATTTCAACAAACGAAATCATTCAGATAACCTTTCTCTTACACCAG GAACACCTCGGAAGGAGAAGAATTACCGGCGGAATAACAAGTCTAAACCATGGAGGATTGTCGACCTGTGTGCATGGATTGGCAGAAAGGTA attCTTCTTCAGGGCTACCAATCCATCACTGGCCTTTACACCGACATCATTCGAGAGCCGTTAGTGACGAAACAGAACAATGAAACTTCTGATGAACTGAAAGAACTAAAAAAGTTTTTAGCCGAGGTGGATAAGAAGCAGGCGCGGCTGGCAGAGGAAAACGAGAGCTTGAAAGAAGCCATGAAGATGATGATGAACAAAATGGAACAACTCGAGGGTAAGCTCAG GAACCAAGACTTCCTGGCAGTTAGACCTACTGCCTGTCCACCGCCGCCACCTCCCCCaccgccgccgcccccgccgcctccaccccctccccctccccctgCGTCCAAGCTACCAGTTCGAGCACACACTATACCGCGATGTGGCTCCGCGCCGCCCCGGATAGCTGGACCAAGACTCGCTATCACTCCGCAAGATATTGCCAATGTCAAGTTGAGAAAAACTAGA GACAATCCGGTGCGGTCAAAGCCTGCGGCCAAGGACAGTCAACAGCCCCTCGTGACACAACAGATGCTTCAGTCCACTCGTGCCAAGTTGGGACGAGCGCGGCCTGTCGCTTCATCAACTCCCAAACAACAACTCACTGAACTGGAGAA GTGCCTTTTACAAGAAACGACAGTAACGTCCCTGTACAGACGGCGAGTAGCACGAAATACCTTCCGCAGTGCAGAAGAGCTGCGACCACGGCCATATCCCGCAGCTAGGTGTTCCCGATCACCACATTCTCCTCGAGCTAATTCCCTTCCACGAGTTAGACCAATGTCACCGCTCAAGTTCCCAAACGGAACAACGCCTAATCACAATAAAGTAACAACAAAATGA